The sequence ACTAATATCTGAAAGGTCAAAGGCCATCAAATTTATTATCATCAAACAGTGAGATACTAAATAAGTGAAAATTACCTTTTCTTTGTCCCCTTCTTCcttgattcttttctttttcttcttgggGAAAAAACATTTAGATTATACACTGGATTTGAAAAGCACTTAAGTCTTTGAATTACAGTTGCTTAACTGCACATTTTTACTACCACAACCTCTTTCTACTcaagtgcacacaaacaaggGAAGCCAACCATGCtggtaaaagaaagaaaaaccttgCTTTCAGAATCTGATTCTTCCTCTGAGCTGTCTGATGCTCTCCTGGCTGACAACTTCTTTCTCTTCCGTTTTTTCTTAACGCTCTTCTTCTCATCCTGTACACAAAAATAGAGGTGGAAtcaaacactgctgtgctgcATCACATGTAAGGCAATCTTGTGAAGCTGCAAGAAGAACAGATCTGCCTTCTTAAATTGATCACTTGGAGCTGTATAAAGTCTGAATTATTTCTAATCTGTTGTTAAATATCAACCCGTTTGCTCCAGATATGCCAGCTATCACCAACACCTCACTGCTCTTCATTAAAACATTGGAACAGCAGAGCGGCCAAAAGTTTAATTCAATCAATCAGTGCTGTGCACCATCGAACCAGAGCAACTTTGGGTCTTTGCCTCTAAATCTAAGCTGTTCAGCTGTGGGCTTAAAACTGTATAAGGTTCAGTACTGTGATCATGCTGGGGATGAAAAAGAGGCTCCACACGTTCCATCTAAACCTTTTTTTATGCAAAAGTTGGACATACCTTTCTCCATAGGTATTACACAGAATACTTAAGGACTCAATACAATCcaatttaaatgtttgaaaatgtacaaTTTGAAAAATTCAGACTGGAATTAAAGGCAAAACTTGATCAGGACATCCCCACAATTTAGATCACAGTCTCTCTGGTTTGGGGTGAAGTGTGCGGGggtcataaaatgttttttcctttcttaaaTGATTTTCAAAATTAACTTCACGATCACACCCTAAATTTCGCTAAGACTTACCTCGTCTTCAGACtctgaggaggagctgctggaggaatCAGAACtcgatgaagaggaggaagatgaagaatgCTTgaccaaaacacaatgaaagcaGGGTTCATTAGACTTGAGGTTATTTGCTTGTTTGAAACTGGATCATGGTATTTACAGGACTCAATGAGAGACCATCTCAGAGAGCAAgctatgtgtgtgcgtgtgtgtgtgtgtgtgtgtgagtgcgtttgTGTGGCAGTACTGTGGTACACAGCTGGCCATCAAAATACTAGAGGTCTCTCCTCACCCTGCtgaacttcttcttctctttcttctttttctaaacacaaataaaaaaccAAAGTGAGTAAAGATGAGTTTGAAGAGTTGAGGCCATTCAAATGTCTGATAAAGATATACCAtacctcctttttctctttcttctcttctttttccttgtctgttgtctttttgtctttctctttgtccttgtCACTTCCACCTAACAACTTCTCTCGGTTTTTTGCCAGTTCTTTCTTccatctctgaaaaaaaaaaaagtaaatttaaaaaagtatgAATCTATTATTTTGCCAATTATTCCCCATACGCAGCTACACCTTTACCCAAGTATGAAGAACAGTTTTTTTAGGGAAGTTAAAGGAGCATCGTACGTGTAAACTTTAGACATTCATTGTtgagactgaaaataatgagaGGAAAGACGGTGATCATTCATAGATCAGTACGTCACATTTATGTGATACAAACATACCTCGTTCATCTTATCCTCAAAGTCAGCCAGGGCTCGAgagcccttcttcttcttttctaacTGCTCCTTTAGCTCTTCCCTAAAGAAAAGACAATCAATCAGTTGTAATAGAGGTTATTATGCAAAATATGTCAGCAGAGGTTTGGGAGGATTGTGTCTAACCAACCCGAAAGAAGATCTTCATTTCAATATTTCACTGGCTGCTGCTTTGGCTTTCAACTCTCCTCCTATGTGATGTTTAAATCTGATCCATCACGTTCTcagcaaaacaaatttcagtCATATTAAACATGACTCTATAATTCTATTCATTGCAAGTATTCAAGAGATTTGGGTTTGTTGATTTCAATGAATGAAAATTATTCTATTTTCCAAATTGTTTCTGTTATAATAGACTACAAATCATTAAAGCCCTTTATCTAATACTTTGGTACCAGACATGGTACTTTATGTCCCCTTTACTTCTTAATAttgcactgaaacattttggTCTTCACATAATGCACAGGAAACTTTTCTACTGACAGAGGCGTGTGAACTAATAATAATGAACTAAATGTGCCCCCTTGTGGCTAATGCTGTAGTTAATGTCATTGAGGATATCCTAGTTATCAGAACTATATCAGATATGACATTTTACAAGATTTGAAGCACCCATTGCAGTGGGGAGAAGGTCAGCAAGGAAAAGCCCAGCAAACTGTGCAAATGTATCCATATAATTTCAAAACACTCTGTTCCTGTGACAAACAACACTTTATTTTCCTGTAAGAAAACGGAAGATCTTTATTTGCAGAAAGTAAACTTATTTATGGACAGTGCTTTTTTTAAGAGCAGATAAGTTTCATTTGAAGATCAAtagacacagataaacacatagAGGGATCAGATGGTAATGTTGGCAGTTTAATCTGCATAATTTGTAACCAGTGCACTGGGGGTCTCTGCTCTCATTCTTCGTAGGCAGCGCCTCATTCTTCTTGTGAGAGCACCCAGTTCACATTTTTCTGCTATGATGCTGAATCAGAAAAAGCCAGTGTCACTCAAATTCTCTAAGTAGGAAAACTGTAAGGATGCATTAAGCACCTTGAAGTCTACTATGCTGTGTTACTACATCAGAGATCAGAAAACCTTCATATATGTGAAGcaataaaacattatttcagtCAGAAAGCTGAAAACCATTTTGTCTGTTGTAACAATCATCACATGTCCTTCTACTAATTACAGAGTTATTTTCTTGATAAGTTCCTCAGCACAGGCTCAGACTTGTAAACATACCAAATTACTTATCTTTCTGaataaaacacacccacagcatTACAGAGCCCACGAATTCAACAAGTACAACCTACACCAATTAGACATGGTTAGTTTTACTTTCTCTTTaactgtttatttctttatcttaAATGAGATCGGGTTCTAG is a genomic window of Toxotes jaculatrix isolate fToxJac2 chromosome 13, fToxJac2.pri, whole genome shotgun sequence containing:
- the fam133b gene encoding protein FAM133 isoform X1, coding for MGKRDNRVAYINPIAAARARGPVQNSGPTIQDYLSRPRPTWEELKEQLEKKKKGSRALADFEDKMNERWKKELAKNREKLLGGSDKDKEKDKKTTDKEKEEKKEKKEKKKKEKKKFSRHSSSSSSSSSSDSSSSSSSESEDEDEKKSVKKKRKRKKLSARRASDSSEEESDSESKKKKKRIKEEGDKEKDDKSRRRKRKVERSCKDSSLESSVDSDGEDVAEAKKKKRSSEEKEKITDKSKKKRKKKHKKHGRKKKKKAASQSDSELD
- the fam133b gene encoding protein FAM133 isoform X2, which translates into the protein MGKRDNRVAYINPIAAARARGPVQNSGPTIQDYLSRPRPTWEELKEQLEKKKKGSRALADFEDKMNERWKKELAKNREKLLGGSDKDKEKDKKTTDKEKEEKKEKKEKKKKEKKKFSRHSSSSSSSSSSDSSSSSSSESEDEDEKKSVKKKRKRKKLSARRASDSSEEESDSESKKKKRIKEEGDKEKDDKSRRRKRKVERSCKDSSLESSVDSDGEDVAEAKKKKRSSEEKEKITDKSKKKRKKKHKKHGRKKKKKAASQSDSELD